The following coding sequences lie in one Fundulus heteroclitus isolate FHET01 chromosome 20, MU-UCD_Fhet_4.1, whole genome shotgun sequence genomic window:
- the si:ch211-236d3.4 gene encoding protein FAM107B isoform X1, whose amino-acid sequence MEWRRVSGPPAPHTGREMKSASAYSDLQQHDVHRRPSPVSSYVPPPDYMDGDEDEDLIKPKKLVNPVKASRSHQELHRELLSSCRRGGSGVETKPELQRVLESRKRDQLIRQRKQEEEAHRKISPLEAELLKRHMKLEELERQQEQQQEENLRAPEFVKVRENLRRTSFQANEKEV is encoded by the exons ATGGAGTGGAGGAGAGTCAGTGGACCCCCAGCGCCGCACACAGGCAGGGAGATGAAGTCTG CCTCTGCGTACTCTGACCTGCAGCAGCATGATGTCCATAGGAGGCCGTCCCCGGTGTCCAGCTATGTCCCCCCACCTGATTACATGGATGGAGATGAGGATGAGGACCTGATCAAGCCCAAGAAGCTGGTGAACCCTGTCAAAGCCTCCAGGAGCCACCAGGAGCTTCACAGGGAGCTGCTGAGCAGCTGCAGAAG GGGGGGCAGTGGTGTGGAGACCAAACCAGAACTGCAGAGGGTTCTGGAGTCGAGAAAGAGGGACCAGCTGATCCGACAGAGGAAACAGGAAGAAGAAGCTCACAGGAAGATTTCCCCTCTGGAGGCCGAGTTGCTGAAGAGACACATGAAGCTGGAGGAG CTGGAGCgccagcaggagcagcagcaggaggagaaccTCAGAGCTCCAGAGTTTGTTAAAGTCAGAGAAAATCTAAGACGGACCTCCTTCCAAGCAAACGAGAAGGAGGTGTAG